A single region of the Pseudomonas sp. VD-NE ins genome encodes:
- the rpmE gene encoding 50S ribosomal protein L31, translated as MKADIHPNYPVIAVTCSCGNKFETRSTFGKALPIDVCNECHPFYTGKQKTLDTGGRVQRFADRFGAFGKKPAAAE; from the coding sequence ATGAAAGCTGATATCCACCCGAATTACCCAGTCATCGCTGTTACCTGCAGCTGTGGCAACAAGTTCGAAACTCGTTCGACTTTCGGCAAAGCTCTGCCAATCGACGTTTGCAACGAATGCCACCCGTTCTACACCGGTAAGCAGAAGACTCTGGACACTGGCGGCCGCGTTCAGCGCTTCGCAGACCGTTTCGGTGCTTTCGGCAAGAAACCTGCTGCTGCAGAGTAA
- a CDS encoding malic enzyme-like NAD(P)-binding protein produces the protein MSDLKTAALEYHANPRPGKLSVELTKATATARDLSLAYSPGVAEPVREIARDPELAYKYTGKGNLVAVISDGTAILGLGNLGPLASKPVMEGKGVLFKRFAGIDVFDIEVDSESPQAFIDTVKRISITFGGINLEDIKAPECFEIERALIEQCDIPVFHDDQHGTAIVTAAGMINALEIAGKTLPEAKIVCLGAGAAAISCMKLLVSMGARIENIFMVDRTGVIHSGRDDLNQYKAVFAHATDKRSLADALAGADVFVGLSGPNLLSAEGLLSMAANPIVFACSNPDPEISPELAHATRSDVIMATGRSDYPNQVNNVLGFPFIFRGALDVRAKRINEEMKVAAANALRELAKLPVPQDVCDAYGGAPLEFGREYIIPKPMDKRLITLISDAVAKAAIETGVATLPYPKNYPLKSVDDVFNG, from the coding sequence ATGTCTGATCTGAAAACTGCCGCTCTCGAATATCATGCCAATCCTCGTCCAGGGAAGCTGAGTGTCGAGCTCACCAAGGCCACTGCTACCGCTCGCGACTTGTCGCTGGCCTACAGCCCCGGCGTAGCTGAACCAGTGCGTGAGATCGCTCGCGATCCTGAACTGGCCTACAAATACACCGGCAAGGGCAACCTGGTTGCAGTCATTTCCGATGGCACCGCGATTCTCGGCCTGGGCAACCTCGGCCCATTGGCTTCCAAGCCAGTGATGGAAGGTAAAGGCGTACTGTTCAAGCGCTTCGCCGGCATCGACGTTTTCGACATCGAAGTCGACTCCGAAAGCCCGCAAGCCTTCATCGACACCGTAAAACGCATCTCCATCACCTTCGGTGGCATCAACCTGGAAGACATCAAGGCACCAGAGTGCTTTGAGATCGAGCGCGCTCTGATCGAGCAGTGCGACATTCCGGTATTCCACGATGACCAGCACGGCACCGCGATCGTGACCGCTGCGGGCATGATCAACGCCCTGGAAATCGCTGGCAAAACCCTGCCGGAAGCCAAGATTGTTTGCCTGGGCGCCGGCGCTGCCGCCATCTCCTGCATGAAATTGCTGGTGAGCATGGGCGCTCGCATCGAAAACATCTTCATGGTTGACCGTACCGGCGTGATCCACTCCGGCCGTGACGACCTGAACCAGTACAAAGCAGTATTCGCTCACGCCACTGACAAGCGCAGCCTGGCTGACGCACTGGCAGGCGCTGACGTGTTCGTCGGTCTGTCCGGCCCGAACCTGCTGAGCGCTGAAGGCCTGCTGTCGATGGCGGCCAACCCGATCGTGTTCGCCTGCTCGAACCCGGACCCGGAAATCTCCCCGGAGCTGGCGCACGCTACCCGTAGCGACGTGATCATGGCCACCGGCCGTTCGGACTACCCGAACCAGGTCAACAACGTACTGGGCTTCCCGTTCATCTTCCGTGGTGCCCTGGACGTTCGCGCCAAGCGCATCAACGAAGAGATGAAAGTGGCTGCCGCCAACGCCCTGCGTGAACTGGCCAAACTGCCTGTTCCACAGGACGTGTGCGATGCCTACGGCGGTGCTCCGCTGGAATTCGGCCGTGAGTACATCATTCCGAAGCCAATGGACAAGCGCCTGATCACCCTGATCTCCGACGCTGTGGCCAAAGCCGCGATCGAGACCGGTGTGGCGACCCTGCCGTATCCGAAGAACTACCCGCTGAAAAGCGTGGATGACGTGTTCAACGGCTAA
- a CDS encoding primosomal protein N', translated as MPDAILRLALPSPLRRLFDYRAPAGVLREQLQPGMRLRVPFGRREMIGILVEVTDTSEVPVEKLKPALALLDATAPLPPALFKLCLWTSQYYQHSLGDTLSWALPVLLRQGELAEARQERFWSITPGASLDDPRIARAPRQREALATLAQHPHGVAHQLLSKLMLSKDSLDLLLAKNLVQVEIRRHAPGARHEHWLAQPELPLNAEQRAAYEAIRAGFDSYHAFLLAGVTGSGKTEVYLQLIRETLEAGKQALVLIPEINLGPQTLARFEQRFNARIALLHSAVNDRERLDAWLAARDGEADIIIGTRSALFTPMKNPGLIIIDEEHDGSYKQQEGLRYHARDLALVRARQENIPIVLGSATPSLESLHNAYTGRYGLLRLNERAGGAKQPRFLRLDVKSRPLDSGISGPMQQAIGQTLANGQQVLVFLNRRGFAPTLLCHDCGWMSECSRCDARMTVHQRYGELRCHHCGYVERTPRQCPKCNKVDLRPVGAGTERAEERLAILFPDYPVLRVDRDSTSRKDAMNQLFATIQKGQPCILVGTQMLAKGHHFPRVTLVSILDADGGLFSGDFRASERMAQLIVQVAGRAGRAEEPGKVIIQTHLADHPLLVQLTEQGYFAFAEQALSERRAAGLPPFAHLALLRAEAHKPGQAEGFLDEACSEAERLLAEQNLTGIELLGPVPAPMERRAGRYRAQLLLQATARAPLHRLLASWLLVLEQMPSGRAVRWSLDVDPVDLY; from the coding sequence GTGCCCGACGCCATTCTGCGCCTAGCCCTGCCTTCACCCTTGCGCCGCCTGTTCGACTATCGAGCCCCGGCCGGCGTGCTGCGTGAACAATTGCAGCCGGGCATGCGCCTGCGGGTGCCGTTCGGTCGGCGCGAGATGATCGGGATTCTGGTCGAGGTCACTGACACCAGTGAAGTGCCGGTGGAGAAACTCAAACCGGCGCTGGCCCTGCTCGATGCCACAGCGCCGCTGCCACCAGCGCTGTTCAAGCTGTGCCTGTGGACGTCGCAGTATTATCAGCACAGCCTCGGCGACACCTTGAGCTGGGCGCTGCCAGTACTGCTGCGCCAAGGCGAACTGGCCGAGGCCCGGCAGGAGCGTTTCTGGTCGATCACACCCGGCGCCAGCCTTGATGATCCGCGCATCGCCCGCGCCCCGCGCCAGCGCGAAGCACTCGCGACGCTGGCCCAGCACCCGCATGGCGTCGCCCATCAGTTGCTGAGCAAACTGATGCTCAGCAAGGACAGCCTCGATCTGTTGCTGGCGAAAAATCTGGTGCAGGTGGAAATCCGCCGCCACGCACCGGGCGCGCGTCACGAACACTGGCTGGCGCAACCGGAATTGCCGCTCAACGCCGAGCAACGCGCTGCCTACGAGGCGATCCGCGCCGGGTTCGACAGCTATCATGCGTTCCTGCTGGCCGGGGTCACCGGCAGCGGCAAGACCGAAGTCTATTTGCAACTGATCCGCGAAACCCTCGAGGCCGGTAAACAGGCGCTGGTGCTGATCCCGGAAATCAACCTCGGCCCGCAGACCCTGGCGCGCTTCGAGCAGCGCTTCAATGCGCGCATCGCCCTGCTGCATTCGGCGGTCAATGACCGCGAGCGCCTGGACGCTTGGCTCGCGGCACGCGATGGCGAAGCCGACATTATTATCGGCACGCGTTCGGCGCTGTTCACACCGATGAAAAATCCCGGGCTGATCATCATCGATGAAGAACACGACGGCTCTTATAAACAGCAAGAAGGTTTGCGCTACCACGCCCGTGATCTGGCGCTGGTGCGAGCGCGGCAGGAAAACATTCCGATCGTCCTCGGTTCCGCCACGCCATCGCTGGAAAGCCTGCACAACGCCTACACCGGTCGTTACGGCCTCCTTCGCCTGAATGAGCGTGCCGGTGGCGCAAAGCAGCCACGTTTCCTACGCCTCGATGTAAAAAGTCGTCCGCTGGACAGCGGGATTTCCGGGCCGATGCAACAAGCCATCGGCCAGACCCTCGCCAATGGCCAACAGGTGCTGGTGTTCCTCAACCGTCGCGGTTTCGCGCCGACGTTGCTGTGCCACGATTGCGGCTGGATGTCCGAATGTTCGCGCTGCGATGCGCGGATGACCGTGCACCAGCGTTACGGTGAACTGCGCTGCCACCACTGCGGCTACGTCGAGCGCACGCCGCGCCAGTGCCCGAAGTGCAACAAGGTCGATTTGCGACCGGTGGGCGCCGGCACCGAGCGCGCGGAAGAACGTCTGGCGATTCTGTTTCCCGACTATCCGGTGCTGCGCGTCGACCGTGACAGTACTTCGCGCAAAGACGCGATGAATCAGCTGTTCGCGACGATTCAGAAGGGCCAGCCGTGCATTCTGGTCGGCACGCAGATGTTGGCCAAGGGTCACCATTTTCCACGGGTGACGCTGGTGTCGATTCTGGATGCCGACGGCGGGCTGTTCTCCGGTGACTTCCGCGCCAGCGAGCGCATGGCGCAGTTGATCGTTCAAGTGGCCGGGCGCGCCGGGCGAGCGGAAGAGCCGGGCAAGGTGATTATTCAGACGCACCTCGCCGACCATCCTTTATTGGTACAACTGACCGAGCAAGGTTATTTCGCCTTCGCCGAGCAAGCCTTGAGCGAGCGCCGGGCCGCCGGGCTGCCGCCGTTTGCGCACCTGGCGCTGCTGCGTGCCGAAGCGCACAAGCCGGGGCAAGCTGAAGGTTTTCTCGATGAAGCGTGCAGCGAGGCTGAACGGTTGCTGGCTGAGCAAAATTTGACCGGCATCGAATTGCTCGGGCCAGTGCCGGCACCGATGGAACGCCGCGCCGGGCGCTATCGCGCGCAGTTGTTGTTGCAGGCGACGGCGCGGGCGCCGCTGCATCGGTTGCTGGCCAGTTGGTTGCTGGTGCTGGAGCAAATGCCGAGTGGGCGGGCGGTGCGCTGGTCCCTGGATGTCGATCCCGTCGATTTGTATTGA
- a CDS encoding thermonuclease family protein produces MGFSSLLKKASLAGAFFVSAIWLTGAQAFCPAPVGLASVTVQRVVDGDTLRLSDGRSVRMIGLNTPELGKQGRSDEPFAVAARKRLQALVDASGGRVGLQPGKQAKDHYGRTLAHIYSASGANLEAQMLADGLGFQVAVAPNVDLVACQQAAERSARKAGLGLWRQSPVLKAEQIQRSGFAVISGRVSKVQRNRGGIWIELQDALVLRVAPNLVGQFDNARLQALKGKQIEARGWIVDRSRRGGLQSGQSRWLLPLTDPSMLQTPR; encoded by the coding sequence GTGGGCTTTTCCTCGTTGCTGAAAAAGGCGTCCCTCGCGGGCGCCTTTTTTGTGTCTGCGATTTGGCTAACCGGCGCGCAGGCCTTCTGCCCGGCGCCTGTGGGACTGGCCAGCGTCACGGTGCAGCGCGTGGTCGATGGCGACACGCTGCGCCTGAGCGATGGTCGCAGCGTACGGATGATCGGCCTCAACACGCCTGAGTTGGGCAAGCAGGGCCGCAGCGACGAACCGTTTGCAGTAGCGGCACGCAAACGCCTGCAAGCGCTGGTCGATGCCAGTGGCGGTCGCGTCGGTTTGCAGCCCGGCAAGCAAGCCAAAGATCATTACGGGCGTACGCTCGCACATATTTACAGCGCCAGCGGCGCCAATCTCGAAGCGCAAATGCTCGCCGATGGCCTGGGTTTCCAGGTCGCCGTTGCGCCGAATGTCGATCTTGTTGCCTGCCAGCAAGCCGCCGAACGCAGTGCGCGAAAGGCCGGGCTGGGCCTCTGGCGGCAGTCGCCTGTACTGAAAGCGGAGCAGATCCAGCGCTCGGGTTTCGCCGTGATCAGTGGGCGTGTGAGCAAGGTTCAGCGCAATCGTGGCGGAATCTGGATCGAGTTGCAGGATGCGCTTGTATTGCGCGTTGCACCCAATCTGGTCGGACAATTCGACAATGCTCGTTTGCAGGCCCTGAAAGGCAAGCAGATCGAGGCTCGCGGCTGGATCGTTGATCGTTCCCGGCGCGGTGGATTGCAATCCGGTCAGTCGCGCTGGCTACTTCCATTGACGGATCCTTCAATGTTGCAAACGCCGCGCTGA